A window of Dysidea avara chromosome 1, odDysAvar1.4, whole genome shotgun sequence genomic DNA:
GTATTATGGATGATGCTGAGTTAGGCAACCACCTCCCTATACAGGTCTGTTATGACTGGCCCAAAGGTGACCTCTTTACTAGTCTTTAGACAGTTTTCACTGTAGTTTTACTGTGGGCTTGTACctgttttttttgtagttatATTAGTACCATGTATGGTCACTATATTTAGTAAAGAATGTATGTTCACCTAGCAAccaaccaacagtgtgtaaacCACAAACCAAACATGTCAGCATTAACCATTGATTCTATCCTCTTGATGTTATATCTAATTGAATGTCTTGCCTTTATTCCATGCTTAACACTTGAAGCATATACTGCGTAGTGTACATtgtagggatgccacgatagtcgtgacatacaacatgtcatgacataaagcttcatgatatgatatgacataggcttctttatgtcatgacataaatatctcctaataatgcatacttttccattcattttgatcaaatttgatacAATAAATATaagaaaaattgacaaataagtatgagcaatgttggttgttgatgtcataattaatattactgatgtttaagttgatatttttgcatgtttaaatcaaaatagctatacagtttcataagtaacagTTTCAGTTGTGAAACGTTAAttatgtcgtgacatatgacatgtcgtgacataaacctctatgacatgtgacataaaaatttctatgtcgtggcatccctagtACATTGATTGTGGTCCATGTTGGCAGGTAATGAACACTTTTGATGATCACCCAACCTCTTGTGACATGTTGGTGTCTCCACTGTTAGCACCTGATGATATCCTACGTGAACTACCTCCAGTCAGTGTTGTGGTAAGTAATGTACTTGTCTAGCACACCTTCAAAGATACAATATACTGTACGTATATTATGTGTAATAGTAAGGATgtagtgtgtacgtgtgtatggTCAGTGTTATGACtatatttttgtacatgttgtGGCTTATGTATGCACTGGTATAAAAATGTCATTCAAATTATAAGCCAGGAGTGGGGTCACATCCAGACCATAAGGAAAATAATTGCCTGGTCTCTCATATTGGTGTCTTAGTTCCCTTACTGAAGAAAAAATGCTTACGCTTTTATCTAAAAACCTTACAAATTACTCTATTTGAACACACagttgaaatactttaataaagcagtcggtTAACTAAAAGTTTGTACATTTACATAAACTCTGTTTAATAATCTTCCCTTCACAGATTGCTGGACTTGATCCTCTGATGGACGATGGTATTGAAATTGCCAAGCGACTGGTTAAACTGGGTAAACTGGTTACACTGGATGCAGTACCATACCTACCCCCATGGCTTTATGTGTTTGGTCAGACACCCTGACACAAAGGATACCATTCACACAGTATTGTCAAGAATTAAACATGGACTAGAAATACCACCATCTTGTAATGGTACCAGTGAACCTGCTGACGACTCTACCAACGAATCTACTGATGTCTCTACCAATGAACCTGCTGATGTCTCTACCAACGAACCTACTGATGTCTCTACCAACAAACCTACCGATGTCTCTACCAACAAACCTGCTGATGTCAATACCAACAAACCTGCTGTTGTCTCTGCCAACGAACCTACTGATGTCTCTACCAACGAACCTGCTGATATCTCTACCAACGAACCTACTGATGTCTCTACCAACAAACCTACTGATGTCTCTACCAATGAACCTGCTGATGTCTCTACCAACGAACCTGCTGATGTCTCTACCAATGAACCTACTGATGTCTCTACCAATGAACCTACTGATGTCTCTACCAACAAACCTACTGATGTCTCTACCAAAGAACCTGCTGGTGTCTTTACCAATAAACCTACTGATGTCTCTACTAAAGAACCTGCTGATGTCTCTACCAACAAACCTACTGATATCTCTACCAACGAACCTGCTGATGTCTCTACCAACGAACATGCTGATGTCTCTACCAACGAACCTCCTGATGTCTCTACCAACGAACCTACTGATGTCTCTACCAACGAACCTACTGATGTCTCTACCAACGAACCTACTGATGTCTCTACCAACGAACCTGCTGATGTCTCTACCAACGAACCTGCTGATGTCTCTACCAACGAACCTGCTGATGTCTCTACCAACGAACCTGCTGATGTCTCTACCAACGAACCTACTGATGTCTCTACCAACGAACCTACTGATGTCTCTACCAAAGAACCTGCTGGTGTCTCTACCAACAAACCTACTGATTTCTCTACCAAAGAACCTGCTGGTATCTCTACCAACAAACCTACTGATGTCTCTACTAAAGAACCTGCTGATGTCTCTACTAACGAACCTACTGATGTCTCTACCAACGAACCTGCTGATGTCTCTACCAACGAACCTACTGATGTCTCTACCAACGAAACTACTGATGTCTCTACCAACAAACCTACAGATGTCTCTACCAACAAACCTGCTGATGTCTCTACCAACGAACCTACTGATGTCTCTACCAACAAACCTACTGATGTCCCTACCAAAGAACCTGCTGGTATCTCTACCAACGAACCTACTGATGTCTCTACCAAAGAACCTGCTGGTGTCTCTACCAACAAACCTACTGATGTCTCTACTAAAGAACCTGCTGATGTCTCTACCAACGAACCTACTGATGTCTCTACCAACGAACCTATTGATGTCTCTACCAACAAACCTACTGATGTCTCTACCAACGAACCTACTGATGTCTCTACCAAAGCTACTAGTGATCCTAATACTAAATCTACTACTGTTAAACAATTCAAATCAACTGTAGTATAAACATGCAGGCCTATTTTCTGTGCTAGTATGAGATATTACTCAGAAGTTAAATATTTTAAACTGTGTGTGATATTTTTCAAATGTGCTTACGTGATGAATTTAATTATCTTTTTAATTCGAATGTCTGTTTTAAATATACGATGGAGCAGTTTACAGTCTATGTAATGAttttgctctaatagagtgatcTCACTACATGTCTTAAGTATATTATAAGGGCATAACCACTATTTTTATATTGTGTATTTAGCTAATTTTTGTACTGTGTACTTTAGTGTTACTGTATGTTGTcactcctgcaaggaagaatggCTCTAGCTGACTGTGGAGTttaaaacaataaatcaaatcactatgttgtacagtgagttttattTTATAAGCAAAGTCTAATTTAGCTAGGCAGTGTTTATATTGCAAACTTAATAAGAATCTTTTTGCTGATGTCCAAGATATATTTGATGTAGCTCATTTGAGATATATGTGATATCCAGTGAGGTCCAATGGGATCACACTACAGTGGTAAGTATGTGTATGGAGCAGGGGTTCTGCAGGGCACAAGCATCAGACATTGTATGTATAAATTTGGTTTGCATTGATCAGTTGCAGTGGTGATTTCACAGCAGTTTATGTCAACCTAAAGGACAATAATAGTATATACACAACATGAAAACTTCCAATTTTTAGCACCATGctgtggaacctgtctaagccagtcactttccagctatttcttggccttaatatACAATAAAGTTGGTGACAGGTTCCaacattatatgtgactggatttgcgaaaaggtacctttttcacacacaaaatttgacccattttttgaactttgaagcttcataacgttttgatcattgcatataattCCCTGAACTTTTCCatgtgtgtagctacagtatctggctacattttggtACTAagtgcaagttaatcagtataattatggagtcaaatgttacatgattttgtttgctggtatgtaaaatgtgtggaaaaggtaccttttcgcaaatccggtcacatatgcagtgactgtcctattagggTACAGTATTGATGTTCAGTTGACATAATTATAACATTGAGAGGAAAGCATTTGTAGCACCTGGATCTGGTGTAGCAACATCTTTCATTAAAGGAGGAATTTGGACAAACATGGATGGTGAGATTGTGAAGTTTGCAGTCATATGGTACACTTTGAACCACTGATCTAGAATTGTGGCAAAACAGTCAAGAACTAAAtggtagggctgggcggtttctcggtattatagtaataccgcggtattgcaatgaaacgatatctgtatcgcgtagatttcggtgaaacgataatatcacgatatcgatattattacgatttttagtgtttgtgacagcttattaagcccttaaggttgttataatgcacctcaaataatcacgtgatactactgcaaacaaggacctagtactagctagtcaaatttttttacaaagatcgagatactctaatagaacagtcagctaggatcgagataccctaataaagcagtcagctactctaatatagcagtcatctttaataaccgcgataaatagtaatatcgtaatatatttctgcacgatatatcgtgaagcgaaactccaataccgcccagccctactaaATGGTATGAATGACTCAATCCCAGTATTAAAAAAGTTTAGAAGAGGAAGAGAAATTGCTTCACTTTGTCAAGTTGATGCCGTATATGTGGTGTACCATTGGGCCAATTGTTGGAAGAACTCCAGTCCAGTGTTCAGAGCGCTATGAGTTCTTGTTGGATAAAATGCAGCAGAAAAAAGAGGACTCTGGTGTTCTAAGGAAGCTTTGTCCAAGAGAAATAATATTGATGAAAACAGTCAGACCTGACCCCAATGATATGGATGAGGATGAGAAGATCAGATGTTAGCTGAGGCAAGTTTGTATGTCCAACACCCAGGCTAAAGCAAGAAACAAGTGTGATTATAATTAGCTTTTTTGCAGAAATGTTGAGCAGCAGGAATTCTGGCTAAGAAATGCTACTATAGAAGGAATCAACAAATTGATTATCATGCAGAGATCCAAGAAGTTTGCTTCAGGTTTTATGATACCTTTTGAAAATGAAGAGCCTGATTTTAAGAGGATGAAACTGTTGAAATGCTCAGCACAAGATGTCATCAGAAGGAGAGCTGAAGAGGAAAGAACATCAGAAAGACAGGTTGATGAATTGAGGCAAAAGAAACAGTGATCATGATTTGCCTGTGGCAATAAACAAGGAACATCATTATGTAATCTTATAGTTCTCACAGATAAGTTGGACATGACTAGTAAGAAGTCTAGACTACTTTACTATTTGAAGACACTGGAGACAATAAGATGGCTACACAGGATCTGCTGCCTAGCTACTCAGTTAATCCTCAGAGTCAAATCACTGCGAGTCTGCGAGCTGTAAGGTATCAAGGtctgaattattattattaatatgcTAAATGTATTGATGGTCAACCAACAACCTGTGTTGGCAATTAAGACAGCAATTAAAAGAGAGACTAAAATAGATGGATTGGCAGTGTCAATTACAACAagtaaaaattaatatgtatacaacacctgtttatacagggACATGATAGGGTAGATACACAGGATCTTAGTCTTTTATGATTATTGCTTTGGGGAGGGGCATGTACCTTGATTGTCACTGTAATAGTgcataccaagagtatataatgccTGGATACTGTAATTGGTTTGGaaagtgtgtgtatatgtgcataAATGACAACTTCCTATGTGTCAAACATAGGGTGAAATTCAGGTAGAACTTCAGGTACCTGTAAGGGAGACATGGTGTAGTCCCATTTGGCATACAACTCCTTCCCCAAGTAGAATTTGGAGAGCATGACTATGTATACAGCATCAATTTTTGCTTTTTATTTTTTCTGTTTATCTATAGTGTCACATGTaacagtgtgtttgtagtgtaacATTATAATGCATTTTGTTTGCATAGTAATATTACCAATCACGCATTGCAATGACAGGTGCCAAGTTTTAAATGCATATCTTAGGTCATGAGACAATTTTGACAAGGTTAGTGATCATGTAATGCTAGTCATGTAATCCTGTCACACCCCTAGGTAGCACAGATTGTCAACACATTTTTTGGATGCTGTATATTGCAGTactatttttgtgtgtgtatgtgtgtctgaAAAGGTTTCTAGTATGTCATCACTGTAGTACGTACTTTTGTGAGATATGATTTTTACATGTTGTGTTGCTTTGTATAACTAGTTTGTTTCACTACAAGTCATGAATGAATCATACAATTGTGAAAATGTTGGGTAACAGCCATTTCACTTTAATGATATTAATGACAACAGCAGCCATAACATCAGCATGAAGCATCTTACTGAGCACAGATGGAGTTATACATCCAGCTGCATTTGTAGCATGTTACTTCCTTTCTGCATGCCTTGTCACTTACAGTAGTGCTATTGGGCTCCTGCTAACAGCCTACAGAAGTTGTGATAAATCACCAAGATATTATGACACTATAGTCTCCTCAAAGATGTATATATTAAAATAGTTACAACAAACTAGTGGGCTAAATTGACATAATGGCTACAAAGATACGGTGTAATGTGGAATGATACTATAATCAGTTTGTGTTCATGTGAGCCCAATAACACACATGTTATGCTGTATTATTATGTAAGCTTTAAGGAGTGTCGTTTCTGAATATTAAACTAATTATGGATGTTTGTGGTTTTAATTTTGATGATTACTTGTTTTTCACTCAGGCAATTCTGATAATCattaaattttgcataaaaccAAGCAGCTGTGAAATTatgtccctcaaaaatttgtattaTGCACACAGTATTGTACCAGCTATCAATGAGTCTTTATCAGCTACACGTGAGCATTATTCACTGACACAAaggtggtagctagctacaaacaatgacaTGCAAGTGGTATACATTCCCTAGTAGCTAAGTACATTACATAGTGACACTTACAATGGTAActacacagtaacaaatatagtACAGCTACACAGTGACACATACACTGGTTGCtatacacacagtgacacatacatgcatacactggCTGCTACACAGTatgacacatacatgtacagtggtaGCTACACTGACATATACACTGGTAGTTACACAG
This region includes:
- the LOC136265970 gene encoding cell division cycle 5-related protein-like, yielding MWCTIGPIVGRTPVQCSERYEFLLDKMQQKKEDSGVLRKLCPREIILMKTVRPDPNDMDEDEKIRCFMIPFENEEPDFKRMKLLKCSAQDVIRRRAEEERTSERQVDELRQKKQ
- the LOC136265885 gene encoding pneumococcal serine-rich repeat protein-like gives rise to the protein MTANFTISPSMFVQIPPLMKDVATPDPVDLNCLTVVDLVLGSLVALVETSVGSLVETSVGLLVETSIGSLVETSVGSLVETSAGSLVETSVGLLVETPAGSLVETSVGSLVEIPAGSLVGTSVGLLVETSVGSLVETSAGLLVETSVGLLVETSVVSLVETSVGSLVETSAGSLVETSVGSLVETSAGSLVETSVGLLVEIPAGSLVEKSVGLLVETPAGSLVETSVGSLVETSVGSLVETSAGSLVETSAGSLVETSAGSLVETSAGSLVETSVGSLVETSVGSLVETSVGSLVETSGGSLVETSACSLVETSAGSLVEISVGLLVETSAGSLVETSVGLLVKTPAGSLVETSVGLLVETSVGSLVETSVGSLVETSAGSLVETSAGSLVETSVGLLVETSVGSLVEISAGSLVETSVGSLAETTAGLLVLTSAGLLVETSVGLLVETSVGSLVETSAGSLVETSVDSLVESSAGSLVPLQDGGISSPCLILDNTV